In a single window of the Streptomyces sp. NBC_00285 genome:
- a CDS encoding ABC transporter permease: MSLTAGSRPDGTRPPAAVEEPTAAVATAVAASATKERAPREASKAGKAVKAGKVPFRIRLRRDRTLILMTLPVMALLLLFNYVPLLGNVVAFQDYDPYVSSNGITAIFHSPWVGVEQFSRMIDDPLFWSAAKNTIVLFVLQLVLFFPIPIALALLINSVIRPRVRAVAQAIMYLPHFFSWVLVVTVFQQIFGGAGIIAQTLEDHGRSGFDLMTNASLFKFLVTAQAVWKDSGWGIIVFLAALAAVSTDLYEAAAMDGAGRWRRMWHVTLPALRPVIALLLVLRVGDALSVGFEQFLLQRSAVGAGASEVLDTYVWNMGIQNGDFSYAAAVGLVKGAIGVCLVLGANKFAHLLGEQGVYQK, translated from the coding sequence ATGTCTCTCACGGCCGGGAGCAGGCCCGACGGGACTCGTCCTCCCGCGGCCGTCGAGGAACCGACGGCCGCGGTCGCCACGGCGGTGGCGGCTTCGGCGACGAAGGAGCGGGCGCCGCGCGAAGCGAGCAAGGCAGGCAAGGCAGTCAAGGCGGGCAAGGTCCCCTTCCGGATCCGGCTGCGCCGCGACCGCACGCTGATCCTGATGACGCTGCCCGTCATGGCCCTGCTCCTGCTCTTCAACTACGTTCCGCTGCTCGGCAACGTCGTCGCCTTCCAGGACTACGACCCCTACGTCTCCAGCAACGGCATCACCGCGATCTTCCACAGCCCCTGGGTCGGGGTGGAGCAGTTCTCGCGGATGATCGACGACCCGCTGTTCTGGAGCGCCGCGAAGAACACCATCGTGCTGTTCGTGCTCCAGCTGGTGCTGTTCTTCCCGATCCCCATCGCCCTCGCGCTGCTCATCAACAGCGTGATCCGGCCCCGGGTGCGGGCCGTGGCACAGGCGATCATGTATCTGCCGCACTTCTTCTCGTGGGTCCTCGTCGTCACCGTGTTCCAGCAGATCTTCGGCGGCGCGGGCATCATCGCCCAGACCCTGGAGGACCACGGGCGGAGCGGCTTCGACCTGATGACCAACGCGAGCCTGTTCAAGTTCCTGGTCACCGCGCAGGCCGTCTGGAAGGACTCCGGCTGGGGGATCATCGTCTTCCTCGCCGCGCTGGCCGCCGTCAGCACCGATCTGTACGAGGCCGCCGCCATGGACGGCGCGGGACGTTGGCGCCGTATGTGGCACGTCACGCTGCCGGCGCTGCGCCCGGTGATCGCGCTGCTGCTGGTCCTCAGGGTGGGCGACGCGCTGAGCGTGGGCTTCGAGCAGTTCCTGCTCCAGCGGTCCGCGGTCGGAGCCGGGGCCAGCGAGGTCCTCGACACCTATGTGTGGAACATGGGCATCCAGAACGGCGACTTCAGCTACGCGGCCGCGGTCGGCCTCGTCAAGGGAGCCATCGGAGTGTGCCTCGTCCTGGGTGCGAACAAGTTCGCGCACCTGCTCGGTGAGCAGGGGGTGTATCAGAAGTGA
- a CDS encoding carbohydrate ABC transporter permease, translating to MSLNTQLIRSLQAPARPAWEEEPNKAGITAKSGLLLLCCLGVLGPLWIVIVTSLSPKPVIDRVGGLVVIPQGITFVNYTELLSGGQVSRAIMVSVGITLFGTLFSMAVSVLAAYGLSRPGSLGHRYFLITMMATMFFGAGLIPTYLLVQSLGLTDTYLSLILPSAVSVFNILVLRAFFMGISPELTESARIDGAGDMRILLTIIMPLSRAVLAVISLFYAVGYWSAWFNASIYLSDQSMMPLQNVLIQLVQKNTEAPTGLAQAVRTGQLSSLGLQMAVMVLALIPVAIASPFVQRHFKKGMLTGAVKG from the coding sequence GTGAGCCTCAACACGCAGCTCATCCGCAGCCTCCAGGCCCCCGCCCGGCCCGCATGGGAGGAGGAGCCCAACAAGGCCGGCATCACCGCGAAGAGCGGTCTGCTGCTCCTGTGCTGCCTCGGGGTGCTCGGTCCGCTGTGGATCGTCATCGTCACCAGCCTCTCCCCGAAGCCGGTGATCGACCGGGTCGGCGGGCTCGTGGTGATCCCCCAGGGCATCACCTTCGTCAACTACACGGAACTGCTCAGCGGCGGACAGGTCAGCCGGGCGATCATGGTCTCGGTCGGGATCACGCTTTTCGGCACGCTGTTCTCGATGGCCGTGTCCGTGCTCGCCGCCTACGGGCTGTCCCGGCCGGGCAGCCTCGGGCACCGGTACTTCCTGATCACCATGATGGCCACGATGTTCTTCGGGGCCGGGCTCATCCCGACGTATCTGCTGGTGCAGTCGCTGGGACTGACCGACACCTATCTGTCGCTGATCCTGCCGAGTGCCGTCAGCGTCTTCAACATCCTGGTGCTGCGGGCCTTCTTCATGGGGATCTCGCCCGAACTCACCGAGTCCGCGCGCATCGACGGGGCCGGCGACATGCGGATCCTCCTGACGATCATCATGCCGCTGTCCCGGGCCGTGCTGGCCGTGATCTCCCTCTTCTACGCGGTCGGGTACTGGAGTGCCTGGTTCAACGCGTCGATCTATCTCAGCGACCAGTCGATGATGCCGTTGCAGAACGTGCTCATCCAGCTGGTGCAGAAGAACACGGAAGCGCCCACGGGGTTGGCGCAGGCGGTGCGTACGGGGCAGTTGTCATCGCTGGGGCTGCAGATGGCCGTGATGGTGCTGGCGTTGATTCCCGTGGCGATTGCTTCTCCGTTCGTCCAGCGGCACTTCAAGAAGGGCATGTTGACCGGAGCGGTGAAGGGCTGA
- a CDS encoding extracellular solute-binding protein encodes MTPNAAAPSSGPDGPSRRSFLASTAVATAAVAGGMPLLSACGGSDSESREGTTSGKAADKLLPTYVASKVANPDLPSKNGSAAGFTGKVDLAALDASVPKKLGTGASFKIMSPFWGSPPKAGCAYYTALDAAAGTKITWQNQDGNTYGEKLGAVLASSSIPDMVVVPGWELVGKIANAVTAKFMDLGPYLAGDKVKKYPNLAAIPSDAWRMGIFGGALRGIPMPAASASTIVPYYRKDIFDKKGYTVPKSPDEFLSWAKEATSAKAKVWACGDLNWTAWNIFGVRGSGSIGWNIGDDGKLTYRIEQPEYLEALEWTRKLFDAGVVHPDDKARTGDAGNRFTAGQILVFNNDMSSWYGKTAEQAASNPDFDIEGMDLFGADGGDPKLWAAQPAGIWSMIRKGASKATIENALAAADFSAAPYGTKERMLVDYGVEGTHYTVKNGVPVKNDLGNSEVVNAWVMLAAPAAYYAHPDFPDVARKQVEWQQRMGAFMKKTSTFGMNIVEPTRYANLSSQFEQLEIDYVRGNRKLSDVQAAISTWKSSGGDKLRAWYKQLIDKNGSGN; translated from the coding sequence ATGACGCCGAACGCCGCCGCCCCCTCCTCCGGTCCTGACGGGCCGAGCCGGAGAAGCTTCCTCGCCTCGACAGCGGTCGCCACCGCCGCCGTGGCGGGCGGGATGCCGCTGCTCTCCGCCTGTGGCGGCTCGGACAGCGAATCGCGTGAGGGGACCACGTCGGGCAAGGCCGCGGACAAGCTGCTCCCGACGTACGTCGCCAGCAAGGTAGCCAATCCCGACCTTCCGTCGAAGAACGGTTCGGCGGCCGGATTCACCGGAAAGGTCGACCTCGCGGCCCTGGATGCCTCGGTCCCCAAGAAGCTCGGCACGGGCGCCTCCTTCAAGATCATGTCCCCGTTCTGGGGCTCCCCGCCGAAGGCCGGCTGCGCCTACTACACCGCGCTCGACGCCGCCGCGGGCACCAAGATCACCTGGCAGAACCAGGACGGCAACACCTACGGCGAGAAGCTCGGCGCCGTCCTCGCCTCCAGCTCCATACCCGACATGGTGGTCGTGCCCGGCTGGGAACTGGTCGGCAAGATCGCGAACGCCGTCACCGCGAAGTTCATGGACCTCGGCCCCTATCTGGCGGGCGACAAGGTCAAGAAGTACCCGAACCTGGCCGCGATCCCCTCCGACGCCTGGCGCATGGGCATCTTCGGCGGGGCGCTGCGCGGTATCCCGATGCCGGCCGCCAGCGCGTCCACCATCGTGCCGTACTACCGCAAGGACATCTTCGACAAGAAGGGGTACACGGTCCCCAAGTCGCCCGACGAGTTCCTCAGCTGGGCGAAGGAGGCCACCAGCGCCAAGGCCAAGGTGTGGGCCTGCGGCGACCTGAACTGGACCGCGTGGAACATCTTCGGTGTCCGCGGTTCCGGGTCGATCGGCTGGAACATCGGCGACGACGGCAAGCTGACGTACCGCATCGAGCAGCCCGAGTACCTCGAAGCCCTGGAGTGGACCCGCAAACTGTTCGACGCGGGCGTGGTCCACCCCGACGACAAGGCGCGCACCGGCGACGCGGGCAACCGCTTCACCGCGGGCCAGATCCTCGTCTTCAACAACGACATGTCCTCCTGGTACGGCAAGACCGCCGAACAGGCCGCGTCCAACCCGGACTTCGACATCGAGGGCATGGACCTCTTCGGCGCCGACGGCGGCGACCCGAAGCTGTGGGCGGCCCAGCCGGCCGGTATCTGGTCGATGATCCGCAAGGGCGCCTCGAAGGCGACGATCGAGAACGCGCTGGCCGCCGCCGACTTCTCGGCCGCGCCCTACGGCACCAAGGAGCGGATGCTCGTCGACTACGGCGTCGAGGGCACCCACTACACGGTCAAGAACGGCGTCCCGGTCAAGAACGACCTGGGCAACTCCGAGGTGGTCAACGCCTGGGTGATGCTGGCCGCGCCGGCCGCCTACTACGCCCACCCCGACTTCCCGGACGTCGCCCGCAAGCAGGTCGAGTGGCAGCAGCGGATGGGCGCCTTCATGAAGAAGACGTCGACCTTCGGTATGAACATCGTCGAGCCGACCCGCTACGCCAACCTCTCCAGCCAGTTCGAGCAGCTGGAGATCGACTACGTGCGCGGCAACCGCAAGCTGTCGGACGTCCAGGCCGCGATCTCCACCTGGAAGTCCTCCGGCGGCGACAAGCTGCGCGCCTGGTACAAGCAGCTCATCGACAAGAACGGCAGCGGCAACTGA
- a CDS encoding WD40/YVTN/BNR-like repeat-containing protein: protein MLASRLSRRAVLAGTAAAAAITTLPSLSGTAEAATPSYRWRQVAIGGTGFVTGVLFHPSVRGLAYARTDIGGAYRWDDRADRWIPLTDHLGWDDWNLLGVEAMAVDPAHPNRVYVSLGTYAQSWAGNGAVLRSEDRGATWARTDLAVKLGGNEDGRGTGERLLVDPRDSDTLWLGTRHDGLLRSTDRGATWAAASTFPGTPKATGQGVTLLVAAGRSVYAGWGDSDGTAPNLYRTTDGTTWETVPAQPSGTSAKVPIRAAYDCHTRELYVSYANAPGPGGQSDGSVHKLATASGKWTDVTPVKPGGTTADGSSDTFAYGGVAVDARRPGTVVVSTNNRWAAVDTLFRTTDGGRTWTSLKDSAVLDVSETPFLTFGADKPKFGWWIQAVALDPYDSKHVVYGTGATLYGTRDLKHWAPQIRGLEETSVRQLISPSTGQAHLLSGLGDIGVMYHERLTASPSRGMASNPVFGSATGLAQAAAKPSYVVRTGFGDHGNGAFSNDGGKTWAPFAAQPAVAKDSPGPIATNTDGSVLLWTFVHWDGTKYPAQRSTDNGATWTEVAGYPKGATPLADPADPTRFYAYDTDTGTLFASTDSGLTFTGRAGQLPSGDSQFQLTAAPGRSGDLWLSTKTNGLYRSTDGGAAFAKLTSCWASHTLAFGKAAKGADHPAIYMVGSTESITAVYRSDDGAKSWVRINDDQHQWGWIGATIAADPRVYGRVYIATNGRGIQYGEPV from the coding sequence ATGCTTGCGTCCAGGCTCAGTCGGCGTGCCGTTCTTGCCGGGACCGCGGCCGCCGCCGCGATCACCACCCTTCCGTCCCTCTCGGGGACCGCCGAGGCGGCCACCCCCTCCTACCGCTGGCGCCAGGTCGCCATCGGCGGTACCGGCTTCGTCACCGGAGTTCTCTTCCACCCCTCCGTCCGAGGGCTCGCCTACGCACGGACCGACATCGGCGGTGCGTACCGGTGGGACGACAGAGCGGACCGCTGGATCCCCCTCACCGACCATCTCGGCTGGGACGACTGGAACCTCCTCGGTGTCGAGGCCATGGCCGTCGACCCCGCCCACCCGAATCGCGTGTACGTGTCCCTCGGCACCTACGCCCAGTCCTGGGCCGGCAACGGGGCCGTTCTGCGTTCCGAGGACCGCGGCGCGACGTGGGCCCGCACCGACCTGGCTGTGAAGCTCGGCGGGAACGAGGACGGCCGGGGAACGGGGGAGCGGCTGCTCGTCGACCCCCGGGACAGTGACACCCTGTGGCTCGGAACACGGCACGACGGGCTGCTCAGGTCCACCGACCGGGGCGCCACCTGGGCCGCCGCGAGCACCTTCCCCGGCACGCCGAAGGCCACCGGCCAGGGCGTCACCCTCCTCGTCGCCGCGGGCCGCAGCGTCTACGCCGGTTGGGGCGACTCCGACGGCACCGCCCCCAACCTGTACCGCACCACCGACGGCACCACCTGGGAGACCGTCCCCGCGCAGCCTTCCGGTACCTCCGCCAAGGTGCCTATCAGAGCCGCCTACGACTGCCACACCCGCGAGCTGTACGTCAGCTACGCCAACGCGCCCGGCCCGGGCGGCCAGTCCGACGGCAGTGTGCACAAGCTGGCCACGGCGAGCGGCAAATGGACCGACGTCACCCCGGTGAAGCCCGGCGGCACCACCGCCGACGGCTCCTCGGACACCTTCGCCTACGGAGGCGTCGCCGTGGACGCCCGCCGCCCCGGCACGGTCGTCGTCTCCACCAACAACCGCTGGGCGGCCGTCGACACCCTCTTCCGGACCACGGACGGCGGCCGCACCTGGACGTCCCTGAAGGACTCCGCGGTCCTCGACGTCTCCGAGACCCCGTTCCTCACCTTCGGCGCCGACAAGCCCAAGTTCGGCTGGTGGATCCAGGCCGTCGCCCTCGACCCGTACGACTCGAAGCACGTCGTCTACGGCACCGGCGCCACTCTCTACGGCACCCGGGACCTGAAGCACTGGGCCCCGCAGATCCGCGGCCTGGAGGAGACCTCCGTACGCCAGCTGATCTCGCCCTCGACCGGGCAGGCGCATCTGCTCAGCGGTCTCGGGGACATAGGTGTGATGTACCACGAGCGGCTGACGGCGTCGCCGTCGCGGGGCATGGCCTCGAACCCCGTGTTCGGGTCGGCGACGGGACTCGCCCAGGCCGCCGCCAAGCCGTCGTACGTCGTCCGGACGGGCTTCGGCGACCACGGCAACGGCGCCTTCTCCAACGACGGCGGCAAGACCTGGGCGCCCTTCGCGGCCCAGCCGGCTGTCGCCAAGGACTCGCCGGGGCCGATCGCCACCAACACCGACGGCAGCGTGCTGCTGTGGACCTTCGTGCACTGGGACGGCACCAAGTACCCCGCCCAGCGCTCCACCGACAACGGGGCGACCTGGACCGAGGTCGCCGGCTACCCCAAGGGCGCCACCCCGCTCGCCGACCCGGCCGACCCGACGCGCTTCTACGCGTACGACACCGACACCGGCACCCTGTTCGCCAGCACCGACAGCGGCCTCACCTTCACCGGGCGCGCGGGCCAACTGCCCTCCGGCGACAGCCAGTTCCAGCTGACCGCGGCCCCGGGGCGCTCCGGCGACCTGTGGCTGAGCACCAAGACGAACGGTCTCTACCGGTCCACCGACGGCGGAGCGGCCTTCGCCAAGCTCACCAGCTGCTGGGCCTCGCACACCCTCGCCTTCGGCAAGGCAGCCAAGGGCGCCGACCACCCGGCGATCTACATGGTCGGCTCCACGGAGTCGATCACCGCCGTGTACCGCTCCGACGACGGCGCGAAGAGCTGGGTGCGCATCAACGACGACCAGCACCAGTGGGGCTGGATCGGCGCGACCATCGCCGCCGACCCGCGGGTGTACGGCCGCGTCTACATCGCCACCAACGGCCGGGGCATCCAGTACGGGGAGCCCGTCTGA